From Cyclobacteriaceae bacterium, a single genomic window includes:
- a CDS encoding acetyltransferase → MTTFRKKICILGFGGFGRETLCCLMDTLPSETKIEDVACFMGPDEHIKEKKILGADVIPLSQFDPAKYDVVIAIGDPQIRKKMVEALPANTTFATIIHPTVVKSKWVEIGEGSIITAGVILTCNIKIGKHAHLNLHTTIGHDCNIGDFFTTTPAVNISGNCTFGDFVYFGTNASVREKITICSNVTIGMGGVVVKSIDTEGVYVGNPLKRMEKKA, encoded by the coding sequence ATGACAACCTTCAGAAAAAAGATATGCATCCTGGGCTTTGGTGGCTTTGGCCGCGAAACGTTATGTTGTTTAATGGACACGCTTCCTTCAGAAACGAAGATCGAAGATGTGGCTTGCTTTATGGGGCCTGACGAACATATAAAGGAGAAAAAAATTCTGGGTGCTGATGTCATTCCGCTTTCACAATTCGATCCTGCCAAATATGATGTTGTGATAGCCATTGGTGATCCTCAAATCAGAAAGAAGATGGTGGAAGCATTGCCTGCCAACACAACCTTTGCAACCATTATCCATCCCACAGTTGTGAAATCAAAATGGGTAGAGATCGGAGAGGGAAGTATTATCACGGCGGGGGTAATCCTTACCTGTAATATAAAAATTGGAAAGCATGCTCATTTAAATCTTCATACAACGATCGGGCATGATTGCAACATAGGGGATTTTTTTACAACCACCCCTGCGGTCAATATCAGCGGCAACTGTACGTTTGGAGATTTTGTTTATTTCGGCACGAATGCATCTGTAAGAGAGAAGATCACCATCTGCAGCAATGTCACCATTGGAATGGGGGGTGTTGTCGTAAAGAGCATCGACACAGAAGGTGTTTATGTGGGCAATCCATTGAAGAGAATGGAGAAGAAAGCGTAA
- a CDS encoding acyltransferase, producing the protein MFYGRFYQWIIRTFPLFKPVYETSTNESPIFFRQWFRNRILGPESGPYWPIHKTSTVIGSWRNVHVGIDAAPGISPGCYILALGKVYIDDYVQIASNVGILSANHFMLDIRDHILSEIRIGKYSRIGMGSIIHPGVVLGDFTTVAAGSVVTKSFPEGYCVISGNPAELVKEFKDERVRKKFLLYQNKFEYNGFIPHEMFESFKAKYLNP; encoded by the coding sequence TTGTTTTACGGCCGGTTTTATCAGTGGATAATCAGGACATTTCCACTTTTCAAACCTGTATATGAAACGTCGACGAACGAAAGTCCGATATTCTTCCGTCAATGGTTCAGAAACAGAATTCTGGGACCAGAAAGTGGTCCGTACTGGCCAATTCATAAAACGTCCACGGTGATCGGAAGCTGGAGAAATGTTCACGTAGGCATAGATGCGGCGCCTGGAATATCTCCAGGATGTTATATTCTCGCCCTTGGAAAAGTATACATCGACGATTATGTCCAGATAGCATCTAATGTTGGAATACTGAGTGCAAATCACTTTATGCTTGATATAAGAGACCATATTTTAAGTGAGATTCGGATTGGAAAATATTCACGAATTGGCATGGGCTCAATTATTCATCCGGGAGTTGTTCTCGGTGATTTTACAACGGTAGCAGCCGGGTCCGTTGTCACAAAATCATTTCCGGAAGGTTATTGTGTAATATCCGGAAACCCTGCCGAACTGGTAAAGGAATTTAAAGATGAAAGGGTGCGAAAGAAGTTTTTATTGTATCAAAACAAGTTTGAGTACAATGGATTCATTCCACATGAAATGTTTGAGTCTTTTAAAGCTAAATATCTTAATCCTTGA
- a CDS encoding AMP-binding protein: MSLLKNLQRSLTVYSDNQAFCIGDKFYTYGELAEEVKVILNGIHDQGITDSTIAVVGTDELSTYASLLAIWFSGNAYIPLGLHNPLERNKSILKEAGTNLIIASNLSNAGEYADFKILNPAILDRSKSGEFSVDDKNERLAYMLFTSGSTGVPKGVPITVGNLEEFVKNFEEAGIHVRADDRCLQMFELTFDVSISSFLVPLLHGACVYTVSSEGIRSLQVLRIINQYKLTIIQMVPSVINLGKGYLKSLRFDHVRISILTGEATMITLLNLWRPCVRNADLYNFYGPTETTIYCSYYKCDLNNPKEYNGMLAIGKPMGAVSLVLLNEKGEIAALNEKAELMIGGSQLTRGYLNNKEKNDQSFVKFASGNQTEIFYKSGDMAYKDEDGDIFYCGRFDNQVKIQGFRVELSEIESVVRIKFNIVSFAIACANKNGLIELFVVTDQKLDGHDVIGSLKASLPAYMIPSRVIEIENLPITTSGKVDRSKLKAMIENGHI, translated from the coding sequence ATGAGTTTGTTAAAAAACTTGCAGCGTTCACTAACAGTCTACAGCGATAACCAGGCATTTTGTATCGGTGATAAATTTTATACCTACGGTGAGCTCGCGGAAGAAGTTAAAGTGATTCTCAATGGAATTCATGATCAGGGAATCACTGACAGCACCATAGCAGTTGTTGGAACAGATGAACTAAGTACGTACGCGTCTTTACTTGCAATTTGGTTTTCGGGCAATGCCTATATACCGCTGGGCCTTCACAACCCGTTGGAACGTAATAAATCGATATTAAAAGAAGCCGGTACTAATCTCATCATAGCTTCAAATCTGAGTAATGCAGGTGAGTATGCTGATTTTAAAATTCTGAATCCTGCTATCCTGGATCGTAGCAAGTCAGGTGAGTTTTCAGTCGATGACAAGAACGAAAGGCTGGCCTACATGCTTTTTACCTCAGGGAGTACGGGTGTTCCAAAGGGTGTGCCGATCACAGTAGGAAATCTGGAAGAATTCGTAAAAAACTTTGAGGAGGCCGGGATCCACGTTAGGGCCGATGACCGATGTCTTCAGATGTTTGAGCTCACATTTGATGTATCGATCTCTTCCTTCCTTGTTCCTCTTCTCCACGGTGCCTGTGTCTACACTGTTTCAAGTGAAGGGATTAGGAGTCTTCAGGTATTGAGAATTATAAATCAATACAAATTGACCATCATTCAAATGGTGCCGTCAGTGATTAATCTTGGTAAGGGTTATTTGAAATCATTGCGCTTTGATCATGTGAGAATTTCTATTCTCACTGGTGAAGCCACTATGATAACATTGCTGAATCTCTGGAGGCCATGTGTTCGCAATGCTGATTTGTATAATTTTTATGGTCCTACTGAAACCACTATTTATTGTAGCTACTATAAATGTGATTTGAATAACCCTAAGGAGTATAACGGAATGCTGGCGATTGGCAAACCAATGGGCGCCGTTTCACTGGTTCTTCTGAATGAGAAGGGCGAAATAGCAGCATTAAATGAAAAGGCTGAGTTGATGATCGGAGGCAGTCAGTTGACGCGAGGCTATTTGAATAACAAGGAAAAAAATGACCAGTCTTTTGTAAAGTTCGCCTCAGGTAACCAGACGGAAATATTTTACAAATCCGGTGACATGGCTTACAAGGATGAGGATGGTGATATCTTCTATTGCGGAAGGTTTGACAATCAGGTGAAGATACAGGGGTTCAGGGTGGAGTTAAGCGAGATTGAAAGTGTTGTACGCATAAAATTCAACATCGTTTCCTTTGCTATCGCTTGTGCAAATAAGAATGGCTTGATTGAGCTATTCGTAGTTACCGATCAGAAATTGGATGGTCATGATGTTATTGGATCATTAAAGGCTTCTTTGCCTGCATATATGATTCCAAGTCGTGTAATTGAAATTGAAAATTTACCGATCACCACGAGTGGGAAAGTAGATCGTTCGAAACTTAAGGCAATGATCGAGAATGGACATATCTAA
- the hisH gene encoding imidazole glycerol phosphate synthase subunit HisH, whose product MLTIIDYGVGNLASMQNMLKKIGVPSVISSDETVIGKASKIILPGVGAFDTCVAKLTSSGLLPVLNDKAIQEKVPVLGVCVGMQLLMEGSDEGQLPGLGWIKGRIIKFNQKLIPAGLKIPHMGWTDVVPAKESKLFKEMYDHPRFYFVHSYHPSLADSSDALVHAEYGYQFVAGMERGNIAGVQFHPEKSHKFGMKLLANFAAVNS is encoded by the coding sequence ATGCTGACGATCATTGATTATGGTGTAGGGAACCTTGCTTCGATGCAGAACATGCTGAAGAAAATAGGAGTGCCGTCGGTCATAAGTTCAGATGAAACTGTTATTGGTAAGGCAAGTAAGATCATTCTTCCAGGAGTAGGTGCCTTTGATACATGTGTGGCAAAACTCACCAGCTCAGGATTGCTTCCTGTTCTCAATGATAAAGCGATTCAGGAGAAAGTTCCGGTACTGGGTGTGTGTGTTGGAATGCAGTTGTTGATGGAAGGCAGTGATGAAGGTCAACTTCCCGGACTGGGTTGGATCAAGGGAAGGATCATTAAGTTTAATCAGAAACTAATTCCAGCGGGATTAAAGATCCCTCATATGGGCTGGACAGATGTAGTGCCTGCCAAGGAATCAAAGCTTTTCAAAGAGATGTATGATCATCCAAGATTCTATTTTGTGCATTCTTATCATCCGTCATTAGCAGATTCTTCTGATGCGTTGGTTCATGCCGAGTATGGATATCAGTTTGTTGCAGGAATGGAGCGCGGCAATATTGCCGGGGTACAATTCCACCCTGAAAAAAGTCATAAGTTTGGAATGAAACTTCTGGCAAATTTTGCTGCCGTCAATTCATGA
- a CDS encoding SDR family oxidoreductase, with amino-acid sequence MKKIIVTGAGGYVGIPLCQVLLSKNFQVIALDRFFFGLDKLGEMAKHPNLTILKEDIRYCSTSIFKDVYAVIDLAGLSNDASAEIDPELTISINYKGSERFAREAKKNGVARYIYASSASVYGAGSKGALKETDPLSPQTEYAKSKVAIEKVLAELFSKDFCTVILRNATIFGLAPRMRFDLAINIMTLRAWRERVIYVMGGGEQWRPFVHVNDVVAAFALMLESPADKVGGETFNIGSSELNYQIKQLAQFVLDVIPNVKIHVIPDDVDKRTYNVSFDKVEKALGFKPKIQVHEGIVEIKQALERGILDPDDPTCYTLQWYKSLLLWDNKIKGLSYDGKIM; translated from the coding sequence ATGAAAAAGATCATTGTAACAGGTGCAGGCGGTTATGTTGGTATTCCTTTGTGCCAGGTTCTGTTGAGCAAAAACTTTCAGGTGATAGCACTCGACCGTTTTTTCTTTGGCTTGGATAAGTTGGGGGAAATGGCGAAGCATCCCAATCTAACTATACTGAAAGAGGATATACGGTACTGCAGCACTTCCATCTTTAAAGATGTGTATGCAGTGATTGATCTGGCAGGGTTGAGCAATGATGCTTCGGCCGAAATTGATCCTGAGTTGACGATATCCATCAACTATAAAGGGTCTGAGCGTTTTGCGCGTGAGGCGAAGAAGAACGGAGTAGCAAGATATATCTACGCCAGCTCGGCAAGTGTGTATGGTGCGGGTTCTAAAGGAGCTCTTAAGGAGACGGATCCTTTGTCACCACAAACTGAATATGCCAAGAGCAAAGTAGCAATCGAAAAAGTGCTGGCGGAGCTTTTCTCAAAAGACTTCTGTACAGTTATTCTGCGAAATGCAACAATCTTTGGTCTGGCTCCGCGCATGCGATTTGATTTGGCGATCAATATTATGACCCTTCGTGCGTGGCGGGAGCGTGTGATTTATGTGATGGGAGGAGGAGAGCAATGGCGCCCGTTCGTGCATGTGAACGATGTGGTAGCTGCTTTTGCACTGATGTTGGAATCTCCGGCAGATAAAGTGGGCGGTGAAACATTTAATATCGGAAGCTCTGAACTGAATTATCAGATCAAGCAACTCGCTCAGTTTGTACTGGATGTGATCCCGAATGTAAAGATCCATGTGATCCCGGATGATGTTGACAAGCGGACGTACAACGTAAGTTTTGATAAAGTAGAGAAAGCATTGGGTTTCAAACCGAAGATCCAGGTGCATGAAGGTATCGTTGAGATTAAGCAAGCGTTGGAGAGAGGAATACTCGATCCGGATGATCCGACATGTTATACACTGCAGTGGTATAAGTCATTACTGCTTTGGGATAATAAGATCAAGGGATTATCCTATGATGGAAAAATCATGTAA
- the asnB gene encoding asparagine synthase (glutamine-hydrolyzing) has translation MCGISVIVGGSENNVRQKLVKDMNDRVNHRGPDDEGFFLGENFAFGHRRLSILDLSAAGHQPMTRRDLTLTYNGEIYNYIELREELKAFGHSFSSGSDTEVILSAYAQWGVDCFSRFNGMWAFAIADASRNELILSRDHFGIKPLYFTQTESYFLAGSEIKQFTAVSEFKAVLNRPVAVNFLTRGLLNYSEETFFKGVNELRPGHYLKYDLSTSKIEIQQWYNLNAASKKVNDNFETAVGKVRELFIDSVKIRMRSDVTVGSCLSGGIDSSSIVGIIHGDKMANADFSTITSCYSDKRYDEQRFSDEITLSTGFKSLKVYPDLNHLIDEGDMDKMLYHQDQPFGSASHYSEFKVFQKARENRMIVMQDGQGSDEYLCGYGEFFIVRMKELIRSVHWGEAYSLLKNKAAHKQTTVTAELKSFIKTAYFFRALNFLKRISGRSQYPWLSNEWRTIARSAKVELKENDIRNLSITEIEQSSIPYQLHSEDRNSMLFSIESRLPFLDHRLVEYVIGLPSSYKIRDGYTKAVLRDAIYELPESIRTRKDKMGFVAPDEVWIKENKEKVRQDLLNIVKTTGIFSDELLKRFDRFIDGTLGYEPIYFRAMTLSRFCKIFGIA, from the coding sequence ATGTGTGGTATTAGCGTCATTGTAGGTGGGTCGGAAAATAACGTACGCCAGAAGCTAGTAAAGGATATGAATGACCGGGTTAACCATCGCGGTCCCGACGACGAAGGTTTCTTTCTGGGTGAAAATTTCGCTTTTGGTCACCGACGGCTCTCCATTCTGGATCTGAGCGCTGCAGGGCACCAGCCTATGACCAGACGGGATCTCACGTTGACATACAATGGTGAGATATACAACTACATTGAGTTACGCGAAGAGTTAAAAGCATTCGGACACTCATTTAGTTCAGGATCGGATACAGAAGTGATTCTCTCGGCCTATGCGCAGTGGGGAGTTGATTGCTTTTCGAGATTCAACGGAATGTGGGCATTTGCTATCGCTGATGCGTCCAGGAATGAACTTATCCTGAGCAGGGATCATTTCGGAATAAAGCCACTCTACTTTACTCAGACAGAAAGTTATTTTCTTGCGGGATCCGAGATCAAGCAATTCACGGCAGTGTCAGAGTTCAAAGCAGTTTTAAACAGACCAGTTGCTGTAAATTTTTTGACGCGCGGATTATTGAACTATTCTGAGGAAACTTTTTTCAAGGGAGTAAATGAACTCAGACCAGGCCACTACCTGAAATATGATCTTTCAACAAGCAAAATTGAAATTCAACAATGGTATAATCTCAATGCGGCATCGAAAAAAGTCAACGACAATTTTGAAACGGCTGTCGGAAAAGTGCGTGAGCTTTTCATAGATAGTGTGAAGATCCGAATGAGGTCAGACGTCACAGTTGGAAGTTGTTTGTCTGGCGGTATTGACAGTTCATCTATTGTCGGTATCATACACGGAGACAAAATGGCAAACGCCGACTTTTCCACCATCACATCATGTTATAGCGACAAGCGCTATGATGAGCAACGCTTTAGTGATGAAATAACGTTATCAACGGGCTTCAAATCATTAAAGGTGTATCCCGACCTGAACCACCTGATAGATGAAGGCGATATGGACAAAATGCTGTATCACCAGGATCAGCCCTTTGGATCTGCATCTCACTATTCTGAATTCAAAGTTTTTCAGAAAGCACGGGAGAATCGCATGATTGTAATGCAGGATGGGCAGGGTTCCGACGAGTACCTGTGCGGATACGGAGAGTTTTTTATTGTACGGATGAAGGAACTGATACGGTCAGTGCACTGGGGTGAAGCATATAGTCTGTTGAAAAATAAAGCTGCTCACAAACAGACTACGGTGACGGCGGAATTGAAATCCTTTATTAAAACAGCATACTTTTTCCGGGCCTTGAATTTTCTGAAAAGAATATCTGGCCGGTCGCAATACCCGTGGTTGAGCAATGAATGGCGGACGATAGCTCGCTCGGCAAAAGTGGAACTAAAAGAGAACGACATTCGAAATCTGAGCATTACGGAGATAGAGCAATCCAGTATACCATATCAATTGCATTCGGAAGACAGGAACTCCATGTTGTTTTCGATCGAGTCAAGACTTCCGTTCCTGGACCATCGTCTTGTGGAATATGTTATTGGTTTGCCTTCGTCATATAAGATCCGGGACGGATATACAAAAGCGGTATTGCGTGACGCAATCTATGAACTGCCGGAATCAATCAGGACACGCAAAGACAAAATGGGATTCGTCGCTCCGGATGAAGTTTGGATAAAGGAGAACAAAGAGAAGGTGCGCCAGGATTTATTAAACATTGTAAAAACCACTGGCATCTTCTCCGACGAACTATTAAAACGGTTTGACCGGTTTATTGACGGAACGCTTGGATACGAACCGATCTACTTCAGGGCGATGACCTTGAGCAGATTTTGTAAAATTTTTGGTATCGCATAA
- a CDS encoding glycosyltransferase family 2 protein, with protein MSTPLVSVITVTYNSARYVVESIESVLASSYTNFELIIGDDASTDSTWELIESFEDSRIVRYRNEINLGEYPNRNKAISLAKGSYIIFIDGDDLIYPHGLEFLVRMLHAFPSCAMALMTWFRNDIFFPVILTPKQFYLGEYFGHGFLGTAFSNVLFRASVLKAEGGLSATHKIGDDFIRYKIAAKYPSLLVNDGATWWRETPGQASQVWGNSVMGVIESFQLKFEFLRLETCPLTKEEKDLAAGNLFLSLTKIIIKSTLKGYFKRAYRLHSEFHIPLKYYFLVRRKPLKINPLGGYSPVNPYRLPLSENPFVSK; from the coding sequence TTGAGCACTCCGCTTGTTTCGGTAATTACTGTAACATATAATTCGGCAAGGTATGTTGTAGAGTCAATTGAAAGCGTGCTCGCTTCCAGTTATACCAATTTTGAATTAATTATTGGTGATGATGCTTCGACGGATAGCACATGGGAATTGATAGAGAGTTTTGAGGATTCAAGAATTGTTCGCTATAGAAACGAAATTAATCTTGGAGAATATCCAAACAGGAACAAGGCAATATCCCTGGCAAAAGGATCATACATCATTTTCATCGATGGTGATGATCTGATATATCCACATGGCCTGGAGTTTCTGGTGAGGATGCTTCATGCTTTTCCGTCGTGCGCAATGGCACTAATGACCTGGTTCAGGAATGATATTTTCTTTCCAGTCATACTCACGCCGAAGCAATTTTATCTGGGGGAGTATTTCGGACATGGTTTTTTGGGCACAGCCTTCTCAAATGTATTATTCAGGGCCAGCGTTTTGAAAGCAGAGGGAGGACTTTCTGCCACTCATAAGATAGGTGATGATTTTATTCGCTATAAGATCGCAGCAAAATATCCAAGTCTCCTGGTAAATGATGGCGCAACCTGGTGGAGGGAAACACCGGGCCAGGCATCACAGGTATGGGGAAATTCCGTGATGGGAGTGATCGAGAGCTTTCAATTGAAATTTGAATTTCTCCGACTTGAAACTTGCCCCCTCACGAAGGAAGAGAAAGATTTGGCCGCAGGTAATCTCTTTCTTTCGCTTACCAAGATCATAATAAAGTCGACTCTCAAAGGTTACTTTAAGCGTGCCTATCGATTGCATTCTGAATTTCATATTCCTCTTAAGTACTATTTCCTGGTTCGGAGAAAGCCATTGAAAATAAATCCGCTTGGTGGATATTCGCCTGTAAATCCATATCGCTTGCCGTTAAGCGAGAATCCTTTCGTAAGTAAATAG
- a CDS encoding glycosyltransferase, with protein sequence MKKVRKIALMAVGDSAWQGGIQYVTNILHAINTISDQNEFEIHLFKRQHQHFQNLENFTKISLTIHSLEKVLPAFTLPNRIYWFLQRKLFGRINPQSENYFLSQGFDFIYPATLSSCGKQLNSGSWIADFQYYNYPEGHNRETTIAAERVIGLIAKETDKVILSSKYCEKQGFELFPVIKGKSHVMPFTVYINRAHLNDENLQEVRDTYGLGGQYIMVSNLFGATKNHKTLFEALGILRKKGIVIICVCTGNLVNHTQMEFTNEILQIITRTGIRSQLFLLGLIPREHQVALYRMAMLLVQPSMHEGWSTCVEEAKALGKALVLSDIDVHKEQDPNNPYFFQTMNAEDLAVVLQRAYEKNVDRQFPELEIEQNALRQYESNVRAFGENFMSIANYSA encoded by the coding sequence ATGAAAAAGGTAAGAAAGATCGCACTGATGGCGGTGGGTGATTCAGCCTGGCAAGGAGGTATTCAATATGTAACGAATATTTTGCATGCTATAAATACTATTTCAGATCAAAATGAATTTGAGATTCATCTTTTCAAGAGACAACACCAACATTTTCAGAATCTTGAGAATTTTACAAAGATTAGTTTGACCATCCATTCGTTGGAAAAAGTCCTTCCTGCGTTTACACTCCCGAATCGTATCTATTGGTTTTTGCAACGTAAGTTGTTTGGTAGAATTAATCCGCAATCTGAGAACTATTTCCTGTCACAAGGATTTGATTTTATTTATCCTGCAACGCTTTCTTCTTGTGGTAAACAATTAAATAGCGGATCATGGATCGCTGATTTTCAATATTACAATTATCCTGAAGGGCATAACCGGGAAACTACCATTGCTGCTGAAAGAGTAATAGGCCTTATTGCAAAGGAAACAGATAAAGTTATTCTAAGCAGCAAGTATTGCGAAAAGCAAGGCTTTGAATTGTTTCCTGTAATAAAAGGGAAGTCTCATGTGATGCCATTCACCGTTTATATTAACAGGGCACATCTCAATGATGAAAACCTTCAGGAGGTGAGAGATACTTACGGTCTTGGGGGGCAATATATCATGGTCTCGAATCTGTTTGGGGCCACTAAGAATCATAAAACTTTATTTGAAGCGCTGGGGATACTTAGGAAAAAGGGTATAGTGATTATCTGCGTATGCACGGGCAATCTTGTCAATCACACTCAAATGGAGTTTACCAATGAAATACTTCAAATTATAACCCGTACCGGAATCCGGAGCCAGCTTTTTCTTTTGGGTCTTATCCCACGTGAGCATCAGGTTGCACTGTACAGGATGGCGATGTTATTGGTACAGCCTTCCATGCATGAGGGATGGAGTACATGTGTGGAAGAAGCTAAGGCATTAGGTAAGGCACTTGTGCTTTCTGATATTGATGTTCATAAAGAGCAGGATCCGAATAATCCATATTTCTTTCAGACTATGAATGCGGAAGATCTTGCTGTTGTATTGCAGCGAGCATATGAAAAGAATGTTGACAGGCAGTTTCCAGAACTCGAAATTGAACAAAACGCCCTGCGACAGTATGAATCAAATGTCAGGGCTTTTGGAGAGAACTTTATGAGCATAGCCAATTATTCAGCCTAA
- a CDS encoding GNAT family N-acetyltransferase has product MDISKPEFENLTSFYTLIGQNSEIGEYLKNEFITHCKGRNSIWPNAMWIDDYFGLSNERLTTFLGQYRKSDKRAMLLLPSDPDFQANAAGNGWIKLYQWQGMTIGISSLQRYETDPILKFSLVNDEQTATQWLNFVSTHLFNRGQLNIKMFDFLRDNGCQLISLILNEQIIGSTLIYYDPNGVAGVFMVCVDKEFQGKGFGKQLMNFSFRLMQNKGIRNCVLQSTKEGQNLYRSIGFQDTMIHELYIKYK; this is encoded by the coding sequence ATGGACATATCTAAGCCTGAGTTCGAAAACCTGACATCTTTTTACACGCTTATTGGTCAGAATTCTGAGATCGGTGAATATTTAAAAAATGAATTTATTACCCATTGCAAAGGAAGAAACTCAATCTGGCCGAATGCGATGTGGATCGATGATTATTTTGGACTTTCCAATGAAAGGCTAACGACTTTTCTCGGTCAGTATAGAAAAAGTGATAAACGTGCGATGTTGCTACTTCCTTCTGATCCGGATTTTCAGGCAAACGCGGCTGGGAATGGATGGATAAAATTGTACCAGTGGCAGGGAATGACCATCGGTATTTCATCCTTGCAACGTTATGAGACCGATCCTATTCTGAAATTTTCGTTGGTGAATGACGAACAAACGGCGACGCAATGGTTGAATTTTGTAAGCACTCATTTATTCAACCGTGGGCAGTTGAATATTAAAATGTTTGACTTTTTAAGAGATAACGGATGTCAACTGATTTCACTTATTCTCAATGAACAGATTATCGGAAGTACGTTGATTTACTATGATCCCAATGGTGTTGCAGGGGTCTTCATGGTGTGCGTAGATAAAGAATTTCAGGGCAAAGGATTTGGGAAGCAACTCATGAATTTCTCATTCAGGTTGATGCAAAATAAGGGAATACGTAACTGTGTTCTTCAGTCAACCAAAGAAGGGCAAAACCTGTACCGCTCAATTGGGTTTCAGGATACGATGATACACGAACTATACATTAAATATAAATGA
- a CDS encoding acyl carrier protein, which translates to MKTKQEMLQQIQKIFEKEFENESLVITLESSPNNVENWDSINNLSLMAAIEEEFGVEFPIDAMFKIKNVNDIIDHLQSVSK; encoded by the coding sequence ATGAAAACTAAACAGGAAATGTTACAGCAGATTCAAAAAATTTTCGAGAAAGAGTTTGAGAATGAATCGTTGGTGATAACCCTTGAATCAAGTCCGAATAATGTTGAGAATTGGGATTCTATCAATAATTTATCCCTGATGGCTGCAATTGAGGAGGAATTTGGTGTAGAATTTCCGATTGATGCGATGTTCAAAATAAAAAACGTTAATGATATAATCGATCACCTTCAATCTGTATCCAAATAG